ggatggtagtaagtatatgaaacttACATGGAagactataacggctaagttgtagtttaagagtaaatagcagcctaaggtataaaatatacctaaacttggaagattccgtataaaatacgaaatccttagaaaaatataaattattttttcgtaatggctacggaaccctattttgggcgtgtccgacacgctcttggccggtttttttaatatgctCTTTTATGAATTGTATGTTAGGTGGTGTCACATTGTAATGTATTTTATCATGTTCAATAACAGAAGCAGAATGGCGGCCACAGACGAAATTTGATGCTGACCgcattaataaaattgttggTGGTGGTGTAAACGACAGGGAAAGTGTAAAAATCGTtgaattaggtaagtattttcaaaatattcaaaaattgaTGAACACAAACATTCATTTGTCTTTAGAATACTTATTTCTAATCTAATATATTTGTGAATAGTAACGTGCAATTGGGCATTTCAGTCGAAATATTCAGTTTTATGGATCTATCAATCATCtgactatcatcatcatcatcccagcctatatatgtcccactgctgggcacaggcctcctctcagaacaagagggcttgggccatagttcccacgcgggcccagtgcggattgggaacttcacacttaccattgaattgctttgcaggtttgtgcaggtttcctcacgatgttttccttcaccgcatagctcgtggtaaatttcaaatgtaattccgcacatgaatttcgaaaaactcagaggtgcgagccggggtttgaacccacgaccctctgcttgagaggcgataggtcaaaccactaggccaccacggctttcatctgactatacttaaaaataaactagcctgatatttttctaatgaaaaAAGGAGTTTAGCTATGTAAATAACCACAAACATGCCTCacatttaatgtttttactctattttttattgactgtagcGACATCGTCAATAAACAGAATGAACCTACAAAATCATAAGTACCTAAATTTCAATCTGAGTtgcaaaaaagttttatttattttaattttcttttgtaattgACTTATGcgtaaaatgttatttttaatgcacGCTTCATCGCTGACTGATCTTGTTGCTAATTGAACTTGGATAGTATTCTCAGCAAATCTACTCATTTCAtttgtactaaatttcaaatcaatttgACGTTAATTTTGTTCATTTGACAAAAATGCCCAATTACGTTTGATcttgatttaaaaaagtaacagtTCTTGTGAACGTGATTCCAATGATTTATTATCGTTCAGTACAAAAAGAAAATCGTCCACCATCAATTAAACATATAGAATTCGgcccaaaaaatgttttttttttttaatgtaattctGCTGAATAATATCATGGAGTCATAACcaaatttgttttctttttaaaattaatttaggcCGAATTTTGTTGAATTTTGCCTATTATAAATTAGGGCCAAAATTATATACACAATACCTTAGACTAAGGTAAATGTAGTGTGTTCATTTAATACAAATGGTCAATATTTTATGTCGACATCAAAGTCAACCATATGACAAGATTCCACTTCTAACGATATTACGAATGGATGGTTTTTCTTGTCGAATTTAAAATTGGCACTTTTCGGAcatataatttcgagttgtccatttgCCATCTGTACTCAATGACAGTATGTTTTTTTCTTAGGATGTTTCTTGTACTTTGATAATTTTGACAGATGATGAAGATGAATACGACGAAGACTATGAAGATGATGAAACATACGGATATGATGACAAAGACGAATCCAAGCGGAAGAGCCACAATGCAAAATACGGATCATACTAGtgtatatattaaatatatatagttatattatttaaatttgatgAATACAATATTGATTTATTAAGATGTGTTGCGTGGTTAAAGCCTTACTGAGACAAGCTTACAAGTTTGCCGCTTGCAGATCGCAAAcaagaatgaaaatgaaatcaaaaatatctatataaatataagttttaataataaaaaagcaaaTTGGCCagtttgtaaaataatttaaatttaatttttttattgttttatatatttaaatacataacaaAGTTCTACTTACCTGTTACATAGATATTTAATCTAACAACAGTTACCAGAATTTTAGATGCGATTTtcaatattatgaaaaaatatatgtaagtatgtaaaacctgaaaaaaaaaagtttgaaatcgtgcaattaaaattttaacaccTCGTTGATTCATCTGATTCTAATAAAAGAAAGATGACTATTGTACCCCTGTTTTATTCaagttagaatagaatagaaaaaacTTCCATATCCACAACACAGAAATTTATTAGTTTCAAGTGAAGTcgctttattacttttttactgCCAGTGAAAAGCATACAGTGACGATTCCACCTAAAAACATCCTTAAACGAATTTAATAAGTACCAAGAATATTTTTCCTGTACCATCCTGTCCTTATAATGTAACTTGGCTATGCACGGGGATTATAGACAGTATAGCATTCTAAAATTTATCTCAAAATTCATGCAGGATCTCGTGTCCGCGTTTTAAGATATTCAAAGGTTACTTCGCTTCATACTCGTATTATGCTTTTGTCAATATTTAGGTACATGTATGTATGCAGTGGACTGCTTtaggctgattatgatgatgatgatgaggttcaTGTATAATGTCTTACATTATGATatgtattacaaaattgtaaATCTATAGTTCTTTCACAAATTTGGT
Above is a window of Choristoneura fumiferana chromosome 2, NRCan_CFum_1, whole genome shotgun sequence DNA encoding:
- the LOC141445574 gene encoding uncharacterized protein isoform X1 yields the protein MSVNLKWIETVLLLIVAIRINAQTPAPVKKDEMTVWYPNQALDVWSGKKSMINVITNDFFGVLNGVALNPQAEWRPQTKFDADRINKIVGGGVNDRESVKIVELDDEDEYDEDYEDDETYGYDDKDESKRKSHNAKYGSY
- the LOC141445574 gene encoding uncharacterized protein isoform X2, which gives rise to MNKSARLLHPPVARNYHDVVRTSGGRSADASFSGLWTTRGLFSAKEAEWRPQTKFDADRINKIVGGGVNDRESVKIVELDDEDEYDEDYEDDETYGYDDKDESKRKSHNAKYGSY